In Paenibacillus larvae subsp. larvae, the following proteins share a genomic window:
- a CDS encoding flagellar protein FlgN, whose protein sequence is MSIEKMVHVMEGLIRLHRELLVLAREKTPVIVNNQVEKLNLIVHKENKLLREMNELNQERIQATGEYLLARGYRPDPKVTIRDLSRLIFKAEEKKELMELQEELMGLIEELRPINELNQKSIEQSLAFINYSLDLFIQTPEVEAVYRNPQEASTSGVTCLGRFDSKA, encoded by the coding sequence ATGTCGATAGAAAAAATGGTTCATGTCATGGAGGGGCTGATTCGCCTTCACCGGGAACTGCTTGTCCTGGCCAGAGAGAAGACACCCGTGATTGTCAACAACCAGGTTGAAAAGCTCAACCTGATTGTCCATAAAGAGAACAAATTGCTCAGAGAAATGAATGAATTGAATCAGGAACGGATTCAGGCCACCGGCGAATATTTATTGGCCCGCGGTTACCGTCCTGACCCTAAAGTGACGATCCGGGATTTAAGCCGGCTTATTTTTAAAGCCGAAGAGAAGAAGGAGCTGATGGAACTTCAGGAGGAATTGATGGGGCTAATTGAGGAGCTTCGTCCGATCAATGAATTGAATCAGAAATCGATAGAACAATCGCTGGCTTTTATAAATTATTCGTTAGACTTATTCATCCAGACTCCGGAAGTGGAGGCTGTATACCGGAATCCGCAGGAGGCTTCAACTTCAGGTGTCACCTGTCTTGGAAGGTTTGATTCTAAAGCGTAA
- a CDS encoding TIGR03826 family flagellar region protein, translating to MDIANCPVCGKIFVKGIRDICPNCVKKQEEQYERCAEYLRQHKGITLYELSEAVDVPVRQITKFIREGRISIENAPNMSYPCEVCGEMIRENSMCESCRSRLIRDMAQALEEKRENSASSGRESIKYKISDRLEDRR from the coding sequence ATGGATATTGCGAACTGTCCGGTATGCGGCAAAATTTTTGTAAAAGGAATCCGGGATATTTGCCCAAACTGTGTAAAGAAACAGGAAGAGCAATACGAGCGCTGTGCGGAATATTTACGCCAGCATAAAGGAATTACACTTTATGAGTTGAGTGAGGCCGTAGATGTGCCGGTACGGCAAATTACGAAATTCATCCGGGAGGGACGCATTTCCATCGAAAACGCCCCCAATATGTCCTACCCCTGTGAAGTATGCGGTGAGATGATCCGGGAAAATTCCATGTGCGAATCATGCCGGAGTCGTTTGATTAGGGACATGGCGCAAGCTTTGGAGGAAAAAAGGGAAAACTCCGCCTCATCCGGCCGTGAGTCGATTAAGTACAAAATCAGCGATCGTCTTGAAGACCGCCGCTAG
- a CDS encoding DUF6470 family protein, with product MIPMIAMHQEHGRIGMNTEPGQYEIRQHQADMQIKTTPAHVEIRSPKPEMYIDQSKAWEALNGGKLVPFLNHIYSQTPQIVLQAIANIVERGNRLAAFHKGNAIADIGTEWRNGRSKIDYLGPASSNNVDIYFVVNEKQKDVVEGDFQLQVRVNKPEIKYHSGELSIWMEKYPSLTITPPVVDLKA from the coding sequence ATGATACCCATGATTGCGATGCACCAGGAACATGGCAGGATTGGAATGAATACGGAACCAGGACAATATGAGATCCGCCAGCATCAAGCGGATATGCAAATAAAGACCACTCCTGCCCATGTGGAAATCAGAAGTCCAAAGCCAGAGATGTATATTGATCAAAGCAAGGCTTGGGAAGCATTGAACGGGGGGAAACTTGTCCCTTTCCTGAACCATATTTATTCCCAAACCCCGCAAATTGTGCTGCAAGCTATTGCCAATATTGTAGAACGGGGAAATCGGTTGGCTGCTTTTCATAAAGGGAATGCCATTGCGGATATAGGTACAGAGTGGCGAAATGGCAGATCCAAAATAGATTATTTGGGTCCGGCCAGCTCAAATAACGTAGATATCTACTTTGTGGTAAATGAAAAACAGAAGGACGTAGTAGAAGGCGACTTCCAGTTGCAGGTTCGGGTGAATAAGCCGGAAATCAAGTACCACAGTGGAGAGTTGAGCATATGGATGGAGAAGTATCCTTCCCTTACAATCACTCCGCCTGTCGTTGATCTCAAGGCCTAG
- the fliD gene encoding flagellar filament capping protein FliD, which produces MRINGFSGMDIDSMIANLMKAHRQPINRMNQKKTLYEWQQNSYREVNSKLVDFRNNKLLSKYTSSSFNTLKAAVSGNASAITAKATSKAATGTITIDVESLASSSRVKGKNSQLAGRGDEKLADLEAAGVLKLDGETSIKINGVSIDFDPNTDTLNTIVQKINGNKEAGVTAFYNPDNGQISLTSKTTGTKEISLGGSLLTGTDNLNLNEKIQGTDAKVVINGVEATYSSNQFSVNGIEVTLHAATGNQPSIVSTSLDADQIVETIKSFINDYNEVLKLLNDKVIEERYRKFPPLTDEQKKDMKEADIKLWEEKAKSGMLKGDPILRKAISELRSAMTTPIYLGPADATSEEKAKNSITLADIGIETGKWFEGGKLTLKNEAKLRETLEKNPEKLMAFFTNRPSGDNPPQEQVGVFNKMVDSLKGTLKDISDKAGTSRYSTDKGSTLKDQSILGKQIAELNKKIDQTNAKLKSIEDRYYRQFTAMEVALNKLNSQSGSLMSFMSK; this is translated from the coding sequence ATGAGAATTAATGGTTTTAGTGGTATGGACATTGATTCAATGATAGCAAATTTGATGAAGGCCCACCGCCAGCCGATCAACAGAATGAATCAGAAGAAGACTTTGTATGAGTGGCAGCAGAACAGCTACAGAGAAGTTAATAGTAAATTAGTAGATTTCCGCAATAACAAATTATTATCAAAATATACTTCCAGTTCCTTTAATACTTTGAAGGCTGCGGTATCCGGAAATGCTTCCGCCATTACGGCAAAAGCAACGAGTAAGGCAGCAACCGGCACCATAACCATAGACGTGGAAAGTCTGGCCTCTTCCTCAAGGGTAAAAGGAAAAAACAGTCAATTAGCGGGCAGAGGGGATGAAAAATTGGCTGACCTGGAGGCCGCTGGAGTCCTCAAGTTGGATGGAGAAACCTCTATCAAAATAAACGGGGTGAGCATTGACTTCGATCCGAATACAGACACCTTGAATACTATCGTGCAAAAAATCAACGGGAATAAAGAAGCAGGGGTAACCGCTTTTTATAATCCTGATAACGGACAAATCTCATTAACATCCAAAACAACAGGAACCAAAGAAATTTCACTTGGAGGTTCGCTTCTCACAGGTACAGATAATTTAAATCTGAATGAAAAAATCCAGGGAACTGATGCCAAGGTGGTTATCAATGGAGTTGAGGCAACTTATTCCAGCAACCAGTTCAGCGTCAATGGAATTGAAGTAACCTTGCATGCAGCAACCGGCAATCAGCCAAGCATTGTAAGTACAAGCCTTGATGCGGATCAGATTGTAGAAACCATCAAGTCTTTTATTAATGATTACAACGAAGTACTCAAGTTACTGAATGATAAAGTAATTGAAGAACGTTACCGTAAATTTCCGCCTCTTACTGATGAACAGAAAAAGGATATGAAGGAAGCGGATATCAAGCTGTGGGAAGAAAAAGCCAAAAGCGGTATGCTTAAAGGAGACCCCATTCTTAGAAAAGCCATTTCTGAATTGCGTTCTGCTATGACTACCCCGATATACCTCGGACCCGCTGATGCCACTTCGGAGGAAAAGGCTAAAAACAGCATTACATTAGCCGATATCGGCATTGAAACAGGTAAATGGTTTGAGGGCGGGAAACTGACCCTTAAGAATGAAGCCAAACTGAGAGAGACACTAGAGAAGAATCCCGAAAAGTTAATGGCCTTCTTCACCAATAGACCATCCGGGGACAATCCTCCACAAGAACAGGTGGGGGTTTTTAACAAAATGGTTGACAGTCTAAAAGGGACCTTGAAAGACATCTCGGATAAAGCTGGGACATCCCGCTACAGTACGGATAAAGGCAGTACATTAAAAGATCAAAGTATACTTGGTAAGCAGATAGCTGAGCTGAACAAGAAAATTGATCAGACCAATGCTAAATTAAAATCAATTGAAGACCGGTATTATAGGCAATTTACTGCCATGGAAGTCGCTTTAAACAAGTTGAACTCTCAATCCGGAAGTTTGATGAGCTTTATGTCTAAATAA
- the fliW gene encoding flagellar assembly protein FliW, producing the protein MFLETSRFGEIELEEEHIYSFAKGIPGFEEFRRYILLDMNNTPFSHLQSVENGDLALVVVDPFSFYANYEFILPDTVMQELDIEKSEQVAIRCVVTVKRRLETATVNLLAPLVFNVEKRKGKQIILHQSAYTTKHPLLPPASLTSEARKEG; encoded by the coding sequence GTGTTTTTAGAAACGTCCCGCTTTGGGGAAATTGAGCTGGAGGAAGAACATATTTATTCATTTGCAAAAGGAATCCCCGGTTTCGAGGAGTTTAGGCGATACATTCTGCTGGATATGAATAATACGCCCTTTTCCCACTTGCAGTCTGTAGAAAATGGGGATCTTGCTTTGGTTGTTGTGGATCCGTTTTCTTTTTATGCGAATTATGAGTTTATCCTTCCCGATACAGTCATGCAGGAATTGGACATTGAAAAATCGGAGCAGGTAGCGATTCGCTGTGTCGTTACGGTAAAACGCCGATTGGAGACAGCTACGGTAAATCTTTTGGCACCTCTCGTATTCAATGTGGAGAAACGGAAAGGAAAGCAGATCATTCTGCATCAGTCTGCTTATACGACTAAACATCCTTTACTCCCACCTGCCAGTCTAACCTCAGAAGCAAGGAAAGAGGGGTGA
- a CDS encoding flagellin: MIINHNITAMNTHRNIGINNLSSSKSMEKLSSGLRINRAADDAAGLSISEKMRSQIRGLQQAQRNAQDGVSLVQTAEGAMNEISDMLVRMKELTIQRANGTFNEDDKANLDLEMIQLAEEIKNIQEKTKFNGKEVFKTDNEFKIVTGDSEDVSLVIKGADISQAAGLLEKLKGKEDSKAPEDPKAPEDAKIKVSDIEDAIKQVNTARSTLGAQQNRLEHTVNNLGTTTENLQAAESRIRDTDMASEMVKLTKDNILLQASQAMLAQANQHPQGVLQLLR; the protein is encoded by the coding sequence ATGATTATCAATCATAATATTACTGCAATGAACACGCATCGCAACATCGGCATTAATAATCTGAGCTCCAGTAAAAGCATGGAAAAGCTGTCTTCCGGTCTACGCATTAACCGTGCGGCAGATGATGCGGCGGGACTTTCCATCTCGGAAAAAATGAGAAGCCAAATCCGCGGTCTCCAACAAGCTCAGCGCAACGCCCAGGATGGTGTTTCCCTTGTACAAACGGCTGAGGGTGCAATGAACGAAATCAGTGACATGCTCGTTCGTATGAAAGAACTGACTATTCAAAGAGCCAATGGGACCTTCAATGAGGATGATAAAGCCAACCTTGATCTTGAGATGATTCAATTGGCTGAAGAAATAAAAAATATTCAGGAAAAGACCAAGTTTAACGGTAAAGAAGTCTTTAAAACGGATAACGAATTCAAAATTGTAACCGGGGATTCCGAGGATGTTTCCCTAGTAATCAAGGGGGCAGACATTTCTCAAGCAGCTGGACTACTTGAGAAATTGAAAGGAAAAGAAGATTCTAAAGCACCTGAAGATCCTAAAGCACCTGAAGATGCAAAAATTAAAGTATCCGATATTGAAGACGCAATAAAGCAAGTAAATACGGCTCGTTCCACGCTGGGTGCTCAGCAAAACCGTCTGGAGCATACGGTAAATAACCTGGGAACTACAACAGAGAACCTGCAAGCCGCAGAATCCCGTATTCGCGATACCGACATGGCCTCCGAAATGGTGAAACTGACGAAAGACAACATACTTTTGCAAGCTTCCCAAGCCATGCTGGCACAAGCGAACCAGCATCCCCAAGGCGTGCTTCAATTGCTTCGCTAA
- a CDS encoding flagellin, with the protein MNGIKKEVNELKDELLNIANSRYNGRYVFNGQKVDQMPYTEKTAASAFTDAGKIIYDIGAGVQIDINYSGGEIFGNPEDEDQIFKVLEEFSQALENEDYDQVNALRGKLESRFDKMQSVRSEVGAKVNRVELTRERLKDLETNLTSLQAKTEDADIIKLIYEEKIQENCYQTSLAVGSKIIMPSLVDFMR; encoded by the coding sequence TTGAACGGTATTAAAAAAGAAGTCAATGAATTGAAGGATGAGCTTTTGAATATCGCGAACAGCCGGTACAATGGCAGGTATGTATTTAACGGACAAAAGGTGGATCAAATGCCTTACACTGAAAAAACGGCTGCTTCAGCTTTTACCGATGCCGGTAAAATTATTTACGATATAGGTGCAGGTGTTCAAATTGATATCAATTATTCGGGTGGGGAAATTTTTGGAAATCCTGAAGATGAAGATCAAATTTTTAAAGTGTTGGAGGAATTTTCCCAGGCCCTGGAAAACGAAGATTACGATCAGGTTAACGCCCTGAGAGGCAAACTGGAAAGCCGTTTTGATAAAATGCAGTCGGTCCGTTCGGAAGTAGGGGCTAAGGTAAACCGTGTAGAACTGACCCGAGAAAGGCTGAAGGATCTTGAGACAAATTTAACCAGCCTACAGGCCAAGACAGAAGACGCCGACATTATTAAATTAATTTATGAAGAAAAGATACAGGAAAATTGTTATCAGACTTCTTTGGCAGTAGGGTCCAAAATCATTATGCCTTCTCTTGTGGATTTCATGAGGTGA
- the csrA gene encoding carbon storage regulator CsrA: protein MLVLSRRKGESIILQENIEITILQVDSDTVKVGITAPKDVDIFRKEVYLAIQEANTESAQYALDIKELNEKLKKFSRAIKLSERDVDSISNAD, encoded by the coding sequence ATGTTGGTATTATCCCGAAGGAAAGGCGAATCCATCATTTTGCAGGAGAACATTGAAATTACAATTCTTCAGGTAGATTCTGATACGGTCAAAGTTGGTATAACGGCTCCCAAGGACGTGGACATTTTCCGTAAAGAGGTATACCTAGCCATCCAGGAGGCCAATACAGAATCCGCCCAGTATGCACTTGATATAAAGGAATTGAATGAAAAATTAAAAAAATTCTCAAGAGCTATTAAACTTTCTGAAAGGGATGTCGATAGTATAAGTAATGCTGATTGA
- the flgK gene encoding flagellar hook-associated protein FlgK: MRSSFFGFETAKRSMLASQNVLNIIGHNISNQHIPGYSRQRVNLNASMPIEYPGIGHTTIPGQMGTGVDMHSITRIRDRFLDEQFRNEYKNLGNWEIQKDTLDKLEGIFPEPSDTGLRKVLENFWDSWAEFSKDSDKNTGRKLIRQNAIALTEAINQASKQIKDISQGLDKSLNMKIEDVNSILKTISTLNNEITRVEKMGDHANDLRDERDRMTDELSKMMNITVSEGPEGYNISMGKVNLLSGTEVNPVTKESIEESFKSGDLSSGELAGLITSRDTYVHDYKKQLDDIANTIANGEITITIPKGSVLPEGTVLDGVTYTGANRTLTEDLTVTVKGLNGLHQLGYINGNPPEAGGPFFTTKDGSDVITAENICLNPDIINDPNKIASSMATEGTGADEKLISGNNTLAKLMAQLKDTKFTFSGAGRGITNSTINDFYGSLVGQLGVQSKEATRQYENEGKLVVQADTRRTSVSGVVELEEMMEMVKYNHSFNAAARFMTTYDEILNKLINGTGTAGR, from the coding sequence ATGAGATCCAGTTTTTTTGGCTTTGAAACAGCCAAACGAAGCATGCTAGCCAGTCAAAACGTATTAAATATTATCGGGCATAATATTTCGAACCAACACATTCCTGGTTACTCCAGGCAGCGTGTAAACTTAAATGCATCTATGCCCATTGAATATCCGGGAATTGGACATACCACAATTCCGGGACAGATGGGAACAGGCGTTGATATGCATTCCATTACCCGGATTCGTGACCGTTTTCTGGACGAACAATTTCGTAATGAATACAAAAATCTGGGAAATTGGGAAATTCAGAAAGATACTTTGGATAAGTTGGAAGGGATTTTTCCGGAGCCTTCAGATACCGGATTAAGAAAAGTCCTGGAAAACTTCTGGGATTCATGGGCGGAGTTTTCCAAAGACTCAGACAAAAATACCGGCAGAAAGCTGATTCGCCAGAACGCAATAGCACTTACAGAAGCCATAAACCAGGCCAGTAAACAGATTAAGGACATAAGCCAGGGTCTGGATAAGAGCTTAAATATGAAGATAGAAGATGTTAACTCTATACTGAAGACCATCTCAACCCTGAACAATGAGATCACTCGTGTGGAGAAGATGGGCGATCATGCGAATGATCTTCGTGACGAACGGGACAGGATGACTGACGAGTTGTCCAAAATGATGAATATTACCGTGTCGGAGGGACCGGAGGGTTACAACATCTCCATGGGCAAAGTTAATTTGCTATCTGGGACGGAGGTAAATCCGGTAACAAAGGAATCCATTGAAGAATCCTTTAAATCAGGGGATTTATCAAGCGGGGAACTTGCAGGTTTGATTACATCCAGGGATACTTATGTCCATGACTACAAAAAACAGCTTGACGATATTGCCAATACTATTGCAAACGGTGAAATTACGATTACGATTCCAAAGGGATCTGTACTCCCGGAAGGTACGGTGTTGGATGGAGTTACTTACACAGGGGCAAACCGCACACTAACCGAGGATTTGACCGTAACGGTCAAAGGGCTTAACGGCCTTCACCAGCTTGGATATATAAACGGGAACCCTCCTGAGGCCGGAGGGCCGTTCTTCACAACCAAGGACGGATCTGATGTGATTACAGCCGAGAATATTTGCCTGAATCCGGATATTATCAATGATCCGAATAAAATAGCGAGTTCTATGGCAACAGAAGGTACGGGGGCAGATGAGAAACTGATCAGCGGAAATAATACGCTAGCCAAACTTATGGCTCAATTAAAAGATACCAAGTTTACCTTTAGCGGGGCGGGGCGTGGGATTACAAACAGTACAATAAACGATTTCTATGGATCTTTAGTAGGACAGCTTGGTGTGCAATCTAAGGAAGCCACCAGACAGTATGAGAATGAAGGAAAACTGGTAGTGCAGGCAGATACTCGGCGAACATCTGTAAGTGGTGTAGTGGAACTGGAAGAAATGATGGAAATGGTAAAATACAATCATTCCTTTAATGCCGCAGCACGATTTATGACTACGTACGATGAAATACTGAATAAATTGATTAATGGAACCGGAACGGCAGGTCGGTAG
- a CDS encoding ABC transporter ATP-binding protein, translating into MNESGLLVQQVSKQIGKKTIVHPCSLKVRPGEVLALCGGNGAGKSTLLRMMAGLLSPTSGDIKLNGLEPKADRKVYAKAIGYMPDHYEFESSLTASETLRFFADLKRVGQVRMEAVLKAVGLSEVRHAKVSSLSKGMNQRLLFAQAMLASPVLMLLDEPTNGLDPYWADAFVSLIREAKSEGQAVVFSTHHLHIAEQIADQAAFLKEGRVVHTGPLAYYQEQYGEAGLQGAFNELFGFALSPENTSMNLQKEVRK; encoded by the coding sequence GTGAATGAATCCGGACTTTTGGTTCAACAGGTAAGCAAACAAATCGGGAAGAAAACGATTGTTCATCCGTGTTCACTAAAGGTGAGGCCCGGGGAAGTCCTTGCTTTGTGCGGAGGAAACGGAGCCGGAAAAAGCACTTTACTGCGTATGATGGCAGGTCTGCTGTCCCCTACTTCGGGGGATATTAAACTGAACGGTCTCGAGCCAAAAGCTGACCGCAAGGTTTATGCAAAGGCAATTGGATATATGCCGGACCATTATGAATTCGAGTCGTCTCTTACCGCCTCCGAAACCCTCCGTTTTTTTGCTGATCTGAAAAGGGTTGGCCAGGTTCGCATGGAAGCTGTTCTTAAAGCGGTTGGTTTATCGGAGGTCCGCCATGCGAAGGTATCCTCCTTATCCAAAGGCATGAACCAGCGGCTGCTTTTTGCCCAGGCTATGCTGGCTTCCCCTGTGTTAATGCTGCTGGATGAGCCCACTAACGGGCTCGATCCTTATTGGGCGGATGCTTTCGTATCTTTAATCCGGGAAGCTAAATCGGAGGGACAGGCGGTAGTGTTTTCCACTCATCATTTGCATATAGCGGAACAGATAGCCGACCAGGCGGCATTCTTGAAAGAAGGCCGTGTGGTTCATACCGGACCGCTAGCCTATTATCAGGAGCAGTATGGAGAGGCCGGATTACAGGGCGCTTTTAATGAGCTTTTCGGATTTGCGCTATCGCCGGAAAACACCTCTATGAATCTACAGAAAGAAGTGAGAAAATGA
- the flgM gene encoding flagellar biosynthesis anti-sigma factor FlgM → MGKDEVQILAEAKELLDAREPERQKRIEELKQAVSAGTYQVDARKLAEKLLPFIK, encoded by the coding sequence ATGGGTAAAGATGAAGTGCAGATATTAGCTGAAGCCAAAGAACTGCTGGATGCCCGGGAACCGGAACGGCAAAAACGTATTGAGGAATTGAAACAGGCTGTATCTGCAGGAACCTACCAGGTAGATGCTCGTAAATTGGCGGAAAAGCTTTTGCCCTTTATTAAATAA